The following proteins are encoded in a genomic region of Coffea eugenioides isolate CCC68of chromosome 6, Ceug_1.0, whole genome shotgun sequence:
- the LOC113776273 gene encoding transcription repressor OFP6-like codes for MSTPGKKKLIRSSVAVNLGCSSCRRPRLLSHVFRPKARRKAVASYHKPNHYYSSSGSLETNTSTFSTDADDTCNAYYSSDTDSDIKSLRAVQGFGRIGGESVAVEKDSDDPYLDFRQSMLQMILEKEIYSKDDLKELLNCFLQLNSPYYHGTIVRAFTEIWNGVFSVRSTAASPNLLHGLWRSRGF; via the coding sequence ATGTCAACGCCCGGCAAGAAGAAGCTCATTCGCAGCTCTGTGGCAGTGAATCTTGGCTGCAGCAGTTGCAGAAGGCCAAGACTCCTATCCCACGTTTTCCGCCCTAAAGCAAGGCGTAAAGCGGTCGCCTCTTACCACAAACCCAACCATTATTACTCTTCTTCCGGTTCCTTGGAAACCAACACCAGCACCTTCTCCACAGACGCGGATGACACCTGTAATGCCTACTATTCATCTGATACTGACTCTGATATCAAGAGTTTGAGGGCCGTTCAGGGCTTTGGGAGGATAGGCGGGGAGAGTGTGGCTGTGGAGAAAGACTCCGACGACCCTTATCTCGATTTTCGACAGTCAATGCTTCAGATGATTCTGGAGAAGGAGATTTACTCCAAAGATGACCTTAAGGAGCTTCTCAACTGTTTCTTGCAGCTGAATTCGCCTTACTACCATGGCACCATTGTGAGAGCCTTCACGGAGATCTGGAATGGTGTTTTCTCAGTGAGGTCGACTGCTGCCTCCCCAAATCTCTTGCATGGCCTCTGGAGGTCACGTGGCTTCTAG